The following proteins come from a genomic window of Ignavibacteriales bacterium:
- a CDS encoding TonB-dependent receptor — protein sequence MHRKIFYFLLFLVLCPLLINAGTKGRIKGKVVDLQTGEGLIGANVVIVGTSAGNNTDASGEFLIQNLDPGVYTLRASYVGYQTITISNVRVNADITSFQNFELPSQDIQVSTVTITATKPIIQKDNTNAVRITTNEDISALPVRGFNSFLSLTPGVSINNNEIHVRGSRADETGYYVEGVSVRNPRGGGRAVSISQDAIEEIQVQSGGYTAEFGGANGGIVRSTFKSGGSQLKASVEYITDNVTFKSAKNAFDGQKTAFGTYWYGQDETSASLSGPLFDQRIKFFANVYYQFNRSTVGVDQPAINLGNVWNPNIPANQRDTVNFVFNNGAQPKAARKYYTFTGTLNLDFKPLMFRLSGSYYIDENNNNATGPYNIYNDRPGQYQNHNGTFNVKMTHVLSPNLFYELNAGLVFSDYSEQDPSLLDNFWSYGDSVANANVGYKWTRTPQDIARNAYGQFYAPRAYSIYDWNFARTGAVNATYQKNETNSLSFAGALNWLPNKYHNIKLGGDYQNWTYRNYFPTWSVGYSTLSTRLYNNSLPVNNPDKLSDAQIKADILKAGGANIYGYDYAGNKYDGTDDIFHEAHRPVFASAYLQDKIEYEDIILNIGLRYDYIDIDNLQMVDPTRPDLAIEKATQNLLPAGWEKVPSFSAVSPRIGISFPVTDKTVFHAQYGKFVQQPDLNESYIGFDRYSYELTTGFFFTTQKGPGLRPTRTTNYELGFSQQIADFMSFDITAYYKDIKDLVQMTEVDPLLASGYGTYYLRSNVDFATTKGVEIAINMRRFQRLQLNGSMSFQDAKGTGSYPSSNRGIVGAPVIAGQPYTPKNISPLEFDRPFTSNLNLDYRFGDNDGIAVLHNFGINLLLTYQSGRPFTRAIGNPASVGISQNNSGDARFRTPIEPLGSSQMPDYFNIDLKVDKSFSLFDKLRATIYVTVLNLLNTKNATEVYLLTGTNTDDGYLSNPTTLQQRLATDGQTYVDIYNLNIARNGLWNTMRQVRLGIRLDY from the coding sequence ATGCATCGAAAGATTTTTTACTTTTTGCTATTTCTAGTTCTTTGTCCTCTACTTATTAATGCAGGAACAAAGGGTAGAATCAAGGGAAAAGTAGTCGATTTGCAAACGGGCGAAGGCCTAATTGGAGCCAACGTTGTTATAGTTGGTACATCAGCGGGCAACAATACGGATGCAAGCGGCGAATTCCTAATTCAAAATTTGGACCCAGGTGTTTATACACTTAGAGCTTCATACGTGGGATACCAAACAATTACTATATCTAATGTGAGAGTAAATGCTGACATTACATCGTTCCAGAATTTTGAATTGCCGAGTCAGGATATTCAAGTTTCAACGGTAACGATTACAGCAACAAAACCGATTATCCAAAAGGATAATACAAACGCTGTTAGAATTACCACAAACGAAGATATATCTGCTCTTCCAGTACGTGGTTTCAATAGCTTTTTATCATTAACACCTGGTGTTTCAATAAATAACAATGAAATTCACGTTCGCGGAAGTCGTGCTGATGAAACAGGTTATTATGTTGAAGGTGTTTCGGTAAGAAACCCGCGCGGTGGCGGTAGAGCAGTAAGTATTTCACAAGATGCCATTGAGGAAATACAAGTTCAATCCGGTGGTTACACTGCTGAATTTGGCGGTGCTAACGGTGGTATCGTTCGTTCTACATTCAAAAGCGGCGGTTCACAATTAAAAGCAAGTGTTGAGTACATTACTGATAACGTAACATTCAAGAGCGCTAAAAATGCTTTTGACGGACAGAAAACCGCATTTGGAACCTACTGGTATGGTCAGGACGAAACCAGCGCTTCTCTTAGTGGTCCTCTTTTTGATCAGAGAATTAAATTCTTTGCAAACGTGTATTATCAGTTTAACAGAAGCACTGTTGGTGTAGATCAACCAGCTATTAATCTTGGCAATGTTTGGAATCCAAACATACCGGCAAATCAGAGAGATACTGTTAATTTTGTTTTTAATAACGGCGCTCAGCCGAAAGCGGCGAGAAAATATTATACATTTACGGGTACTCTAAATTTAGATTTTAAGCCGCTCATGTTCAGATTATCCGGTTCTTATTACATTGATGAAAACAATAATAATGCTACCGGTCCTTACAATATTTATAATGACCGTCCAGGTCAATATCAAAATCATAACGGAACTTTCAACGTAAAAATGACTCATGTTCTTAGTCCTAATTTGTTCTATGAATTAAATGCGGGTCTCGTTTTCTCGGACTATTCTGAACAAGATCCTAGCCTATTGGATAATTTCTGGTCATACGGCGATAGCGTTGCAAACGCAAATGTTGGATACAAATGGACAAGAACACCTCAAGATATTGCTCGAAATGCTTACGGTCAGTTTTATGCACCACGTGCATACTCAATCTATGATTGGAATTTTGCCCGCACTGGAGCTGTTAATGCAACTTATCAGAAAAATGAAACTAATTCACTATCGTTTGCAGGCGCTTTAAACTGGCTGCCAAATAAATACCACAATATAAAATTAGGCGGTGATTACCAAAACTGGACATACAGAAATTATTTCCCTACCTGGTCAGTAGGATATTCTACTCTTTCTACACGTCTCTATAACAATAGTTTACCTGTTAACAATCCAGATAAATTAAGCGATGCTCAAATTAAAGCCGATATTCTTAAAGCTGGCGGAGCAAATATTTATGGCTACGATTATGCCGGTAATAAATATGACGGCACCGATGATATTTTTCATGAAGCACATAGACCGGTATTCGCATCGGCTTACTTACAGGACAAAATTGAGTATGAAGATATTATCTTAAATATCGGTTTAAGATATGATTATATCGACATTGATAACTTACAAATGGTAGATCCAACCAGACCAGATCTTGCAATTGAAAAAGCAACTCAAAATTTGCTTCCAGCTGGCTGGGAAAAAGTTCCATCATTCAGTGCAGTAAGTCCACGTATTGGTATTTCTTTTCCGGTTACGGATAAAACTGTATTCCATGCACAATATGGAAAATTCGTTCAACAGCCTGACTTGAATGAATCATATATTGGTTTTGATAGGTATTCGTATGAATTAACCACCGGTTTCTTCTTTACAACACAAAAAGGACCTGGACTTAGACCAACTAGAACAACTAATTATGAGTTAGGATTCTCTCAGCAGATTGCTGATTTTATGTCTTTTGATATTACAGCATATTATAAAGATATTAAAGACTTAGTCCAAATGACTGAGGTTGATCCTCTATTAGCTTCTGGTTATGGTACTTATTACTTAAGGTCGAATGTTGATTTTGCAACAACAAAGGGAGTTGAAATTGCGATTAATATGAGAAGATTCCAAAGATTGCAACTTAATGGCAGTATGTCATTCCAAGATGCAAAAGGAACCGGTTCATATCCAAGTTCAAACCGCGGTATTGTTGGTGCACCTGTAATTGCAGGCCAACCTTATACACCAAAGAACATTTCTCCTCTTGAATTTGATAGACCATTTACATCTAACCTTAATCTGGATTACCGTTTTGGAGATAATGATGGTATAGCAGTTCTTCATAACTTTGGAATTAATTTACTTTTGACATATCAATCCGGTCGTCCATTTACAAGAGCAATTGGAAATCCTGCATCGGTTGGTATTTCACAAAATAATAGTGGAGATGCAAGATTCAGGACTCCAATTGAGCCATTAGGATCTTCTCAAATGCCTGATTATTTCAATATTGATCTAAAAGTTGATAAGTCTTTCTCGCTATTCGATAAATTAAGAGCTACAATTTATGTTACCGTATTGAATTTATTGAATACAAAGAATGCTACTGAAGTATACTTATTAACCGGTACTAATACTGATGACGGATACTTAAGTAATCCAACAACCTTACAGCAGCGTCTTGCCACTGACGGTCAGACATATGTAGATATTTATAACTTAAATATTGCTCGTAATGGATTGTGGAACACTATGCGTCAGGTTCGATTAGGCATCAGATTAGACTATTAA
- a CDS encoding tetratricopeptide repeat protein: protein MSKKNKAHKSSKKNQKFDQAENDIEINNSENEKTSNNKKQELILSPKKKRIFFVISIFLPIIIIGVLELGLRLFHFGPDLSLFVEKEIYGTTYYVMNPLVKARYFPQSSFAEEMTTDYFRVPKPQGTFRIFCLGGSTAAGFPYWRNASFASFLHQRLSRLFPERNIEVINLGMTAINSYTVLDIAKELPKYEPDLIIVYDGHNEFYGGLGVASNLTISSSRWVTLLYLQMIHSKVFLLIRETVNGLKSLISNSSEKSTRNLTLELLAKDKYIPYGSELYKEAENTFKQNLDDLCSICSNNHIPLILSTQVSNLRDMPPFVSIVSKELSVENKRILSQHMSVGMLAWDKKNWKEAIEEFRAVLKIDYQYALAHFKIADCLEMLGNSNEAYTEYLKARDYDQLRFRTSSDFNNLIEQHEDNTTTGVVDMEQIFRSQSPDSLIGNNIILEHVHPNSYGYFLMAKGYASVMSKRNIIVPFEEWTKHNSVSDDSLWIERPVTKLDEKVAARRTEILKSGQPFRKQYQQISAIAANDTLGQIAEHVVDGTWGWVNAHKVAAAYYLHKNDLDNLEHEYTAIVDLNHFDIDPQLNLAQFYYNQKRFIESEKVILNSLNIYPNIYAYRLLGDIAINKGNINEAIKFYKTAQSFESSKIEDVEISYQLATAYVQNEQLQLAENELLRVLSIDPSEIRSRLLLQKIRQNLNTH, encoded by the coding sequence ATGTCGAAAAAAAACAAAGCTCATAAATCTTCAAAAAAAAATCAAAAATTTGATCAAGCGGAAAATGATATTGAGATAAATAATTCGGAAAATGAAAAGACTTCAAATAATAAGAAACAAGAATTAATACTTTCCCCCAAGAAGAAACGAATCTTCTTTGTAATATCAATTTTCTTGCCCATTATCATTATTGGAGTTCTTGAATTAGGATTGCGATTGTTTCACTTTGGTCCCGATTTATCTTTATTTGTTGAGAAGGAAATTTACGGAACTACGTATTATGTAATGAATCCGTTAGTGAAAGCCCGATACTTTCCACAATCTTCATTTGCTGAAGAAATGACAACGGATTACTTCAGAGTCCCTAAACCTCAAGGTACTTTTAGAATTTTTTGTCTAGGGGGATCTACCGCGGCTGGTTTTCCATATTGGCGTAATGCTTCTTTTGCTTCTTTTCTTCATCAACGCTTAAGTCGGCTTTTTCCCGAACGAAATATTGAAGTTATCAATCTTGGTATGACTGCCATAAACAGTTATACTGTTCTTGATATCGCGAAGGAACTTCCTAAATACGAACCTGATTTGATAATTGTTTATGATGGTCATAACGAATTTTATGGCGGACTTGGAGTAGCTTCAAATCTTACGATCAGTAGTTCGCGTTGGGTTACTCTACTCTATTTACAAATGATTCACAGTAAAGTTTTTCTTTTAATTCGTGAAACAGTGAATGGATTAAAATCATTGATTAGTAATAGTTCTGAAAAATCGACTCGAAACCTTACATTAGAACTTCTGGCTAAAGATAAATACATTCCTTACGGAAGTGAATTATATAAAGAAGCTGAAAATACATTTAAACAAAACTTGGATGATTTATGTTCTATTTGTAGTAATAACCATATTCCTTTAATTCTTTCAACCCAAGTCTCTAATCTGCGCGATATGCCTCCTTTTGTCTCTATAGTATCTAAAGAATTATCGGTAGAAAATAAAAGAATACTATCGCAACATATGTCAGTTGGTATGTTGGCCTGGGATAAGAAAAATTGGAAAGAAGCCATTGAGGAATTTCGAGCAGTTCTAAAAATTGATTATCAATATGCTTTAGCACATTTCAAAATTGCTGATTGTCTGGAAATGCTCGGCAATTCGAATGAGGCATATACTGAATATTTAAAAGCGCGTGATTATGACCAGTTACGTTTCCGTACTAGTAGTGATTTTAACAATTTGATTGAACAACACGAAGATAACACAACTACTGGTGTTGTTGATATGGAACAAATCTTTAGGTCACAGTCGCCCGATTCGCTTATAGGTAATAATATAATACTTGAGCATGTTCATCCTAACTCTTACGGATATTTTCTCATGGCAAAAGGATATGCTTCTGTAATGAGTAAAAGAAATATTATTGTGCCTTTCGAAGAGTGGACAAAGCATAATTCAGTTTCTGACGACAGTTTGTGGATAGAACGGCCTGTTACTAAACTTGATGAAAAAGTTGCTGCAAGACGAACTGAAATTTTGAAGTCAGGACAACCATTTAGAAAACAATATCAACAAATATCGGCGATAGCTGCTAATGACACTTTAGGACAAATTGCCGAACACGTTGTGGATGGTACATGGGGCTGGGTGAATGCACATAAAGTGGCAGCAGCATATTATTTGCATAAAAACGACTTGGATAATCTTGAGCATGAATATACAGCCATTGTTGATCTAAATCATTTTGATATTGATCCGCAACTAAACTTAGCTCAATTTTATTATAATCAAAAAAGGTTCATTGAATCAGAAAAGGTAATTCTTAATTCCCTAAACATTTATCCAAACATTTATGCTTATCGTCTGTTGGGAGATATCGCAATTAATAAAGGGAATATAAATGAGGCAATAAAGTTTTATAAAACAGCTCAAAGTTTTGAGTCATCAAAAATAGAAGATGTAGAAATTAGTTATCAACTAGCAACCGCATATGTTCAGAATGAACAATTACAACTGGCCGAAAATGAGTTACTTCGTGTTCTGAGCATAGATCCAAGCGAGATACGTTCGAGATTACTCTTGCAGAAAATTAGGCAAAATTTGAATACTCATTAA
- a CDS encoding carbamoyltransferase, which translates to MTNAILGISAYYHDSAAAILIDGEIIAAAQEERFSRKKHDSSFPTNAVNYVLSEAGIQLSDLSAVAFYDKPYIKFERLLETYHAFAPRGLKSFLSSVPVWIKEKLFMKKMLREELAKIGDEKVSLLFPEHHLSHAASAFFPSPFQEAAILTIDGVGEWATSTLGYGNGNNITIFKELHFPHSVGLLYSAFTYYSGFKVNSGEYKLMGLAPYGDANSEQTVAFKSKILNKLVDVREDGSILLNMDYFNFATGLTMSNDKKWIELFGIPPRKPESEITQAYMNLALAIQEVTEEIVLKMAKTVKELTNSKYLVLAGGVALNSVANGKLLQTKMFDDIWIQPAAGDAGGAIGAAYAAWFISEGNSRSINSKLDAMKGTFLGPELNSKDIISIIKKHNAHFKYYEDYKLLTKDVANLLAEGKVVGWVQGRMEFGPRALGNRSILGDARLPEMQKRMNLKIKYREGFRPFAPTVLEEDIQEYFDLDRPSPYMLLVVPVKENHRKPFTESINNQKLFERLYYPRSDIPAVTHIDYSARVQSVNKNSNPRYWELINEFKNQTGFGIIVNTSFNVRGEPIVCTPADAYLCFMRTDMDCLVLGDYLFDKREQKKLNNDSDWKDKFKLD; encoded by the coding sequence ATGACGAATGCTATCTTAGGCATTTCAGCATATTATCACGATAGCGCTGCCGCAATTTTAATAGATGGTGAAATCATTGCTGCCGCACAAGAAGAAAGATTTTCCCGCAAGAAACATGATTCGTCATTTCCCACTAATGCTGTAAATTATGTTCTTTCGGAAGCGGGAATTCAACTTAGTGATTTATCAGCAGTAGCATTTTACGATAAGCCCTATATAAAATTTGAAAGATTATTGGAAACATATCATGCATTCGCACCAAGAGGTTTAAAGAGTTTTCTTTCTTCAGTACCTGTCTGGATAAAAGAAAAACTTTTTATGAAGAAAATGCTTCGTGAGGAACTTGCAAAAATTGGTGATGAAAAAGTTTCGTTATTATTTCCTGAGCATCATTTATCACACGCGGCAAGTGCATTTTTTCCATCACCCTTTCAAGAAGCAGCTATACTTACAATTGATGGAGTTGGTGAATGGGCAACTTCTACACTAGGTTATGGAAACGGAAATAATATAACAATTTTCAAGGAGTTGCATTTTCCTCATTCGGTAGGATTACTCTACTCGGCTTTTACATATTATTCCGGTTTTAAGGTTAATAGCGGTGAATATAAACTAATGGGACTTGCACCATACGGAGATGCAAACTCAGAGCAAACCGTTGCGTTTAAAAGCAAAATATTAAACAAACTTGTAGATGTTCGTGAAGATGGTTCTATTCTTTTGAATATGGATTATTTTAATTTTGCCACCGGCTTAACAATGTCGAATGACAAAAAATGGATAGAACTTTTTGGAATACCTCCTCGCAAACCGGAATCTGAAATTACCCAGGCGTATATGAATTTAGCTTTAGCTATTCAGGAAGTAACTGAAGAGATAGTTCTCAAAATGGCAAAGACAGTTAAGGAATTAACAAATAGTAAATATTTAGTATTGGCTGGCGGTGTTGCTCTTAATAGTGTAGCCAATGGCAAACTTTTGCAAACAAAAATGTTTGATGATATATGGATACAACCTGCAGCTGGTGATGCTGGTGGTGCAATTGGCGCCGCCTATGCAGCATGGTTTATAAGTGAAGGAAATTCACGCTCTATCAACAGCAAATTGGATGCTATGAAGGGGACGTTTTTGGGCCCCGAATTAAATTCAAAAGATATTATTAGCATAATTAAAAAACATAATGCTCATTTTAAATATTATGAAGATTACAAATTACTTACTAAAGATGTTGCAAATCTTCTAGCAGAAGGAAAAGTAGTTGGTTGGGTCCAAGGGAGAATGGAATTCGGACCTCGGGCTTTGGGTAATCGTAGCATATTGGGCGATGCACGTCTTCCCGAAATGCAAAAAAGGATGAATCTAAAAATTAAATATCGAGAAGGGTTTAGACCATTTGCACCAACGGTTTTGGAAGAAGATATTCAAGAATATTTTGATTTGGACCGGCCCTCTCCATATATGCTATTAGTTGTACCTGTAAAAGAAAATCATCGGAAACCGTTCACAGAAAGTATCAATAATCAAAAACTTTTTGAAAGATTATATTATCCTCGTTCAGATATCCCGGCAGTAACCCATATAGATTATTCAGCAAGAGTACAAAGTGTCAATAAAAATTCCAATCCTCGTTATTGGGAACTTATTAATGAATTTAAAAATCAAACCGGATTTGGAATAATTGTAAATACAAGTTTCAATGTTAGAGGAGAACCAATCGTCTGCACACCGGCTGATGCGTATCTCTGTTTTATGCGAACTGATATGGATTGTTTAGTATTAGGAGATTATCTGTTCGATAAAAGAGAACAGAAGAAACTTAATAATGATTCTGATTGGAAAGATAAATTTAAATTGGATTAA
- a CDS encoding DUF5989 family protein, translated as MEFLKDLWGYLKVRKKFWLLPLILILLLFGVLVVLTSGSAIAPLIYTIF; from the coding sequence ATGGAATTTCTAAAAGATCTATGGGGATATTTAAAAGTTCGAAAAAAATTTTGGTTGTTGCCGCTTATTTTAATTTTACTCCTATTTGGAGTGCTAGTAGTTTTAACCAGCGGATCAGCAATTGCACCTCTGATTTATACAATTTTCTAA
- a CDS encoding SxtJ family membrane protein has product MKSFAKSISKDQSKDTGMVVVLLLLLLGYFNKNTTFYLLSIVLLLIDMIVPVIFTPVAFIWLGFSKVLGNITSKIILTVIFYIIVWPIAILRKTMGKDSLQLKNFKKSDGSTFVERNYTYKAADLEKPY; this is encoded by the coding sequence ATGAAGAGTTTCGCTAAATCTATTTCAAAGGACCAGTCAAAAGATACTGGAATGGTAGTCGTATTATTATTGTTATTATTAGGTTATTTCAATAAGAATACCACGTTTTATTTATTATCTATCGTTTTGTTGTTAATTGATATGATCGTTCCCGTAATATTTACTCCAGTGGCTTTTATATGGTTAGGTTTTTCAAAAGTTCTTGGAAACATAACTTCAAAAATTATTCTAACTGTTATTTTCTACATAATTGTTTGGCCTATAGCAATTTTAAGAAAAACTATGGGTAAAGATTCACTTCAACTTAAAAATTTTAAAAAAAGCGATGGTTCTACTTTTGTTGAGAGAAATTATACATATAAGGCAGCGGATCTAGAAAAACCTTATTAG
- a CDS encoding class I SAM-dependent methyltransferase, translating into MNDTEKNFITDNIDFFCCPRCSGELQYSGNNFNCLKCGQSFPVVDSIPMLYWPNEWDRTIGDVTEEIKSFYEENPFPNYDEFDSVESLIDKARKGLFAKLLDDQILYNANILECGCGTGQMTNFLSIANRTIIGTDICMNSLNLAHKFKNSNNLDDAHFYQMNLFRPCFKPNTFDLVIANGVLHHTSNPFLAFKSISTLVKPNGYILIGLYHKYGRLITNFRRIIFRITKDKFQFMDPRTVNKDINQTVRKSWFMDQYKNPHESRHTIKEVLNWLDKTGFTFIHSIPKTVPFTNINESEKLFKQERLGNWFERLFVNIEMIFKGHKEGGLFIIIARKS; encoded by the coding sequence ATGAATGATACGGAGAAGAACTTCATTACCGATAATATCGATTTTTTTTGCTGCCCAAGGTGTAGCGGTGAATTGCAATATTCTGGTAATAATTTTAATTGCCTCAAGTGCGGTCAGTCTTTTCCAGTAGTTGATAGTATTCCAATGTTGTACTGGCCTAATGAGTGGGATAGAACGATAGGAGATGTTACAGAAGAAATAAAATCGTTTTATGAAGAAAATCCATTTCCGAACTATGATGAATTTGACAGTGTAGAGAGTTTAATTGACAAAGCTCGCAAAGGATTATTTGCCAAATTATTAGATGATCAAATTTTGTACAATGCTAACATTTTGGAATGCGGCTGTGGTACCGGACAAATGACGAATTTCTTATCTATTGCAAACAGAACTATTATCGGAACTGATATTTGTATGAATTCACTTAATCTTGCACACAAATTTAAAAATAGTAATAATTTAGATGATGCTCATTTCTATCAAATGAATCTATTCCGTCCTTGCTTCAAACCGAATACTTTTGATCTTGTTATTGCAAACGGAGTTCTTCATCATACAAGCAATCCATTCCTAGCATTTAAATCAATTTCGACACTCGTTAAACCTAATGGCTATATATTGATTGGTCTCTATCATAAATACGGAAGACTAATTACAAATTTTCGCAGAATAATTTTCAGAATTACAAAAGATAAATTTCAATTCATGGATCCTCGAACAGTAAACAAAGATATTAATCAAACAGTAAGAAAATCTTGGTTCATGGATCAGTATAAAAATCCTCACGAATCTAGACATACAATCAAGGAAGTTTTAAATTGGCTAGATAAAACTGGATTCACTTTTATTCATAGTATTCCAAAAACAGTACCGTTTACAAATATTAATGAATCTGAAAAGTTGTTTAAGCAAGAAAGATTAGGCAACTGGTTCGAAAGATTATTTGTAAATATTGAAATGATATTTAAAGGCCACAAAGAGGGAGGACTTTTTATTATTATTGCAAGGAAATCCTAG
- the trxA gene encoding thioredoxin has protein sequence MKPITFTDDNFDGEALKSELPVVVDFWAAWCGPCRMIAPIIEQLAEEYEGKVKVGKLDVDENQGVAIKYGVRSIPTVLFLKGGQVVDTVIGAVPKSMFVEKLAKIV, from the coding sequence ATGAAACCAATTACTTTTACTGATGATAATTTTGATGGTGAAGCATTGAAATCGGAACTGCCTGTTGTTGTAGATTTCTGGGCTGCGTGGTGTGGTCCTTGCAGAATGATTGCCCCGATTATTGAACAACTAGCTGAAGAATACGAAGGTAAAGTTAAAGTCGGAAAACTTGATGTTGATGAGAATCAAGGTGTTGCAATTAAATATGGTGTTAGGAGTATACCGACAGTATTATTTTTGAAGGGCGGACAAGTGGTTGACACTGTAATAGGTGCGGTGCCAAAATCAATGTTTGTAGAAAAGCTTGCAAAAATAGTTTAG
- a CDS encoding acyl-CoA dehydrogenase family protein, with amino-acid sequence MTEFGFTEEQIMLRDMTRDFVNKEIKPIAAKIDSDEKIPMELIKQLGELGFLGVAFPEEYGGGGFGEVGYCLMQEEIARGCMSTATFIGAHQSIGSNVIYLGGTEAQKQKYLVPLAKGEKIGAFCLTEAQAGSDSFNVKTRARLEGDEWVINGEKLWITNGGIADIVSVFARTEKGVSAFIVETSTPGYHAGPAEKKMGIKGSSTNAITFDNVRIPKENLIGTDGRGFILAMKTLNAGRLGLGAACLGASKELLELSVQYAKQRKQFDQSISNFQAIQFMIAEMATLLYAMESLVYRTAMDYDLKKDVGRTSAIVKVFCSESLDKIADYAVQIHGGMGYSRELPIERFYRDSRINRIFEGTSEIQKGIIAREVLKKNGVV; translated from the coding sequence ATGACAGAATTCGGATTTACCGAAGAACAAATAATGCTTCGCGATATGACTCGCGATTTTGTAAACAAAGAAATTAAACCTATTGCGGCAAAAATAGATTCTGATGAAAAAATTCCTATGGAGTTAATCAAACAACTTGGAGAGCTTGGATTTTTAGGTGTTGCGTTTCCCGAAGAATATGGCGGTGGAGGTTTTGGAGAAGTTGGTTACTGTTTAATGCAGGAAGAGATTGCCAGAGGATGTATGTCAACGGCTACATTTATCGGTGCTCATCAATCGATCGGATCCAATGTAATTTATCTTGGGGGAACAGAAGCACAGAAACAAAAATATCTTGTACCTCTTGCTAAAGGTGAAAAAATCGGTGCATTCTGTTTAACAGAAGCACAAGCCGGTTCGGATTCTTTTAATGTAAAAACCCGAGCTCGTCTTGAAGGCGATGAATGGGTAATCAACGGCGAGAAATTGTGGATCACAAACGGCGGTATTGCAGATATAGTTTCCGTTTTTGCGAGAACTGAAAAAGGGGTGAGTGCGTTTATTGTTGAAACAAGTACTCCAGGTTATCATGCTGGACCAGCAGAAAAGAAGATGGGAATAAAAGGAAGTTCAACCAATGCTATTACATTTGATAATGTTCGTATTCCAAAGGAAAATTTAATCGGTACAGATGGAAGAGGTTTTATTCTTGCTATGAAAACTTTAAATGCAGGAAGATTAGGTTTAGGTGCTGCATGTCTTGGCGCATCAAAAGAACTTCTGGAATTATCTGTTCAGTATGCTAAACAACGTAAACAGTTCGATCAGTCAATTTCTAATTTTCAAGCAATTCAATTTATGATTGCTGAAATGGCAACATTATTATATGCTATGGAATCTTTAGTCTATCGTACCGCGATGGATTACGATCTTAAAAAAGATGTTGGACGTACATCCGCAATCGTCAAAGTTTTTTGTTCGGAATCTTTGGATAAAATTGCAGATTATGCGGTCCAAATCCATGGAGGAATGGGTTATTCTCGTGAACTTCCAATAGAAAGATTTTACCGCGATTCACGTATAAATAGAATTTTCGAGGGGACAAGCGAAATACAAAAAGGAATTATTGCACGAGAAGTTTTAAAAAAGAACGGTGTTGTTTAA
- a CDS encoding SDR family oxidoreductase, with translation MEQKWALILGASSGFGGASAVELAKHGYSIFGIHLDRQATMPQVQQIIKKIERTGQRAIFFNINAADQIKINDTLDEMTERFAIKEHPQVHVLIHSLAFGTLKPFISRNPNDCISPAQMSMTLEVMAHSLVYWAQGLINRGLFAHGGRIFALTSAGSHTVIPNYGAVSAAKAALEAHIRQLSVELGFMKITCNSIMAGVTDTPAGNKIPMFDKMMYAAKMKNPHNRLTTPEDVARAIVLLCDERADWISGNVLGVDGAEYIVNFIGEKTSQIIK, from the coding sequence ATGGAACAGAAGTGGGCGCTGATATTAGGAGCTTCAAGCGGATTCGGCGGAGCGTCAGCAGTTGAACTTGCAAAACACGGCTACAGTATTTTCGGTATACATCTCGACCGCCAGGCAACAATGCCTCAAGTACAGCAAATAATAAAAAAAATTGAACGAACCGGGCAGAGAGCAATCTTCTTCAATATTAATGCTGCAGATCAAATAAAGATCAACGATACTCTTGATGAAATGACGGAACGGTTTGCAATTAAAGAACATCCGCAAGTTCATGTTTTAATTCACTCGCTCGCTTTTGGTACTTTAAAACCATTCATATCTAGGAATCCAAATGATTGTATTTCTCCGGCTCAAATGAGTATGACTTTAGAAGTCATGGCTCACTCATTGGTTTATTGGGCACAAGGATTAATTAACAGAGGATTGTTTGCGCACGGCGGTAGAATTTTTGCTCTTACAAGTGCCGGTTCTCATACAGTGATTCCAAACTACGGTGCTGTATCGGCAGCTAAAGCCGCATTAGAAGCTCACATTCGTCAACTCTCTGTTGAACTTGGCTTCATGAAAATTACTTGCAATTCAATTATGGCTGGTGTTACAGATACTCCTGCGGGAAACAAAATTCCAATGTTCGATAAAATGATGTACGCTGCTAAAATGAAAAATCCACATAACAGATTAACAACACCGGAAGATGTTGCAAGGGCAATTGTTCTGCTCTGCGATGAAAGAGCCGATTGGATTTCTGGTAATGTTCTTGGAGTTGACGGCGCTGAATACATTGTAAATTTCATCGGCGAAAAAACTAGTCAAATAATTAAATAA